A region from the Colwellia sp. PAMC 21821 genome encodes:
- a CDS encoding efflux RND transporter permease subunit produces MTTVTPKKTAEIDHSIDTNSGIIAWFARNSVAANLLMIFILVGGFLTIQTINKQMFPQVKVNWISYAAPYPGAAPQEVEEGITIKIEEALETVQGLKRVITYSNRNFSNGWFEVELDYDPQVVLEEVKSAIDSISSFPDGMERIKIEREKFRQEVMYLSLYGDLTNGELKELGRKIHNEIQQLPTINISDLFSGLNYEISIEVSKDKLREYGLSFNDIANAVRSYSRNMSAGQIRAENGYINLRVENQAYRGHEFEQIPVVTLADGTRIVLGELATIIDGFEEGLQYSKFNGKNSVTLFIGAADNQSITDIASVVKKYVEEKSLILPTGVKLETWVDMTYYLEGRLNMMVDNMKSGAVLVFLMLALFLRVRLAFWVMMGLPVCFLGTLLVMPLEFVNVTINVISLFAFILVLGIVVDDAIVMGESAHDEIEEHGHSTDNVIRGVKRVAMPATFGVLTTIAVFLPFLFGEGPSSAFGKAIGSVVILCLIFSLIESKLILPAHLVKMKMKAFNPKNPIDRLRLWVDTKLKGFIDNVYSPALALFIQYRYGVFMFFISLMLISAGLFSGGFVRFVGQPKIPHDFPRVTVEMNVDASEKATLDTLLKIQGVINKIDQDIEAKYGNSMISDMQVDLRSRTSGQIMVKLVIPELRPMDTFELSDLWRKAIPNYPGVKSFNIGDNLFGGGRDDGDIAFRLESKNDAELLAAAKELKAKLNSLKGIGDVNDSRQTSAQEVQFELKALAYSLNLTLANIASQVNYSFYGLEAQRILRDSEEVKVMVRYPLDQRSSVGHVDDVMIQAPNGAELPLSELAVITLQEGVTSIRRENGNRTINVWASVDADQVEPFKVANDIRDNFIPELLRKYPQVKSEVTGSIQEEMDGADSQLRDFVISSMIIFSLLAIPLKSYSQAAMIMVVIPFGVIGAVIGHFILGMDLNALSIMGILAAAGVVVNDSLVMVDYVNNARKRGVRLVDAVMHAGGKRFRAIMLTSITTFIGLVPIIFFEVSAQAKIVIPMAVSLAFGVLFATIVTLVLIPCLYLIIEDIKALFKRKKKVPDTTTPALDNLKSETL; encoded by the coding sequence ATGACAACTGTTACACCTAAAAAAACCGCAGAAATTGATCATAGCATTGATACTAACAGCGGAATAATAGCTTGGTTTGCCCGTAATAGCGTTGCAGCTAACTTATTAATGATTTTTATTTTAGTGGGTGGTTTTTTAACTATTCAAACCATTAATAAGCAAATGTTTCCACAAGTTAAAGTTAATTGGATTTCTTATGCTGCGCCATACCCAGGAGCTGCGCCGCAGGAGGTTGAAGAAGGTATAACGATTAAAATTGAAGAAGCATTGGAAACAGTTCAAGGCCTTAAGCGTGTAATTACTTATTCAAATCGTAACTTTTCAAACGGCTGGTTTGAAGTTGAATTAGATTATGATCCTCAAGTAGTGCTAGAAGAAGTTAAATCAGCAATAGATTCAATTTCTAGTTTTCCTGATGGTATGGAACGGATAAAAATAGAGCGGGAAAAATTTCGTCAAGAAGTTATGTATCTTAGCTTGTACGGAGATTTAACCAACGGTGAATTAAAAGAGCTTGGTCGTAAGATCCACAATGAAATACAACAACTTCCCACGATCAATATTTCTGATTTATTTAGTGGTTTAAACTATGAAATATCAATTGAAGTAAGCAAAGATAAGCTACGCGAATACGGTTTAAGCTTTAATGATATCGCGAATGCGGTGCGCAGTTATTCTCGAAATATGTCGGCGGGACAAATTCGTGCAGAAAATGGCTATATTAATTTACGGGTAGAAAATCAGGCTTATCGGGGGCATGAGTTTGAACAAATTCCCGTGGTTACTTTAGCTGATGGAACTCGCATCGTTTTAGGCGAGTTAGCCACCATTATTGATGGCTTCGAAGAGGGATTACAATATTCTAAGTTTAATGGTAAAAACTCAGTTACGCTATTTATAGGTGCTGCTGACAACCAAAGCATCACAGATATTGCCAGTGTGGTGAAAAAATACGTAGAAGAAAAGTCACTAATATTACCTACAGGTGTGAAATTAGAGACATGGGTAGATATGACCTATTACCTCGAAGGTCGTTTAAACATGATGGTAGACAACATGAAAAGCGGTGCGGTATTAGTCTTTTTAATGTTGGCGCTATTTTTACGTGTTCGTTTAGCTTTTTGGGTAATGATGGGTTTACCGGTTTGTTTTCTTGGTACTTTACTCGTGATGCCACTTGAGTTTGTTAATGTCACCATTAATGTTATTAGCTTATTCGCCTTTATATTAGTGCTAGGTATCGTGGTTGATGACGCCATTGTTATGGGGGAAAGTGCTCATGATGAAATTGAAGAGCACGGCCACAGTACCGATAATGTAATTCGTGGTGTTAAACGTGTTGCGATGCCAGCAACTTTCGGTGTTTTAACCACTATCGCGGTATTTCTACCTTTTCTTTTTGGCGAAGGACCGTCTTCAGCGTTTGGTAAAGCCATCGGCTCGGTGGTTATTTTGTGCTTAATTTTCTCTTTGATTGAATCAAAACTTATTTTACCGGCTCATTTGGTGAAAATGAAAATGAAAGCATTCAATCCTAAAAATCCGATTGATAGGTTACGTTTATGGGTTGATACAAAGTTAAAAGGCTTTATTGATAATGTTTACAGCCCAGCTTTGGCACTATTTATTCAATATCGCTATGGCGTATTCATGTTTTTTATTAGCTTAATGTTAATAAGTGCTGGTTTGTTTAGTGGCGGTTTTGTTCGCTTTGTTGGCCAGCCTAAAATTCCACATGATTTCCCTCGTGTTACCGTAGAGATGAATGTTGATGCTTCAGAGAAAGCAACGTTAGACACATTGTTAAAAATTCAAGGTGTTATTAACAAAATTGATCAAGATATTGAAGCAAAATACGGTAATTCGATGATCTCTGATATGCAGGTTGATTTACGCAGCAGAACAAGTGGGCAAATCATGGTCAAGTTAGTGATACCTGAATTACGCCCTATGGATACTTTTGAGCTTTCTGACTTATGGCGTAAAGCTATACCAAACTACCCGGGTGTTAAATCATTCAATATAGGTGATAACTTATTTGGTGGTGGTCGTGACGATGGTGATATTGCCTTTAGATTAGAAAGTAAAAACGATGCAGAACTATTGGCGGCAGCAAAAGAGTTAAAAGCTAAGCTTAATTCTTTAAAAGGTATTGGCGATGTTAATGACAGCCGCCAAACCAGTGCCCAAGAAGTACAGTTTGAGTTAAAGGCGTTAGCCTATAGCTTGAATTTAACATTAGCAAATATTGCTTCACAGGTGAACTACAGCTTTTACGGTTTAGAAGCACAGCGTATTTTACGAGACAGTGAAGAAGTGAAAGTAATGGTGCGATATCCACTCGATCAACGCAGTTCTGTTGGTCATGTTGATGACGTGATGATTCAAGCGCCCAACGGTGCAGAATTACCACTCTCTGAGTTAGCCGTTATCACCCTGCAAGAGGGTGTAACTAGCATACGACGTGAAAATGGTAATCGTACGATTAACGTCTGGGCGAGTGTTGATGCTGATCAAGTCGAACCGTTTAAAGTGGCCAATGATATTCGAGATAATTTCATTCCTGAGCTGTTAAGAAAATACCCACAAGTTAAAAGTGAAGTCACGGGTAGTATTCAAGAGGAAATGGACGGTGCTGATAGTCAATTACGCGATTTTGTCATTTCGTCAATGATCATATTTTCATTGTTGGCGATACCGCTAAAATCTTATTCACAAGCAGCGATGATCATGGTGGTTATACCATTTGGCGTCATAGGTGCTGTAATAGGTCACTTTATTTTAGGTATGGACTTAAATGCTCTATCAATCATGGGGATACTCGCGGCTGCCGGGGTGGTGGTGAATGACTCACTCGTCATGGTTGACTATGTTAACAACGCAAGAAAACGCGGTGTGCGATTGGTTGATGCGGTAATGCATGCCGGAGGTAAACGCTTCAGAGCTATCATGTTAACCTCGATTACGACATTTATTGGTTTAGTACCTATCATCTTTTTTGAAGTTAGTGCACAAGCAAAAATTGTTATTCCTATGGCAGTCTCGCTAGCTTTTGGGGTGTTATTTGCCACTATTGTGACGTTAGTACTTATACCTTGCCTTTATCTCATAATTGAAGATATTAAGGCATTGTTTAAACGTAAGAAAAAAGTGCCTGATACAACTACACCAGCTTTAGATAACCTTAAAAGTGAAACCTTATAG
- a CDS encoding efflux RND transporter periplasmic adaptor subunit codes for MTRKKQIIIPIVILIAGVLIFFAFSSMKKPPQEKEEVDNTPIVAVEAISLAPMTLDVDSYGVVKPKYETELVAQVSGQIVELSATFVRGGFVKEGQLLARIDPNDYEAALIEAEATMASARASLETERAQGQVAKQEWKQITDTSPTELSLRKPQLAQEIARVKSAQASILRAKRNLERTEVRAPYDAMIDSRNVGLGSFVGTGSLLGKLLGTAVAEVRLPVADNQLEFLIAQGKDATVNLSGTFAGSEIVWAARIARSEGVIDSTSRMSYLVAEIFDPYALSEKNEKTPLRFGAYVNAKILGVALDQAAIVPRYLVTNGRVALLNSESKLHYSTVTIVRQDGENVIISSGISDGDQLIVSALDYPVDGMKLALIGDKSQQSSEEDVDIKDSESQIAKNDSGSGE; via the coding sequence GTGACACGGAAAAAACAAATAATTATACCTATTGTCATTCTAATCGCCGGTGTTTTAATTTTCTTTGCATTTTCAAGTATGAAAAAACCGCCGCAAGAAAAAGAAGAGGTTGATAATACCCCTATTGTTGCTGTTGAAGCGATCTCGCTTGCACCAATGACCTTAGATGTAGATTCGTATGGGGTAGTTAAGCCTAAATATGAAACTGAATTAGTGGCGCAAGTTAGCGGACAAATTGTCGAGCTATCGGCAACATTTGTTCGAGGTGGTTTTGTCAAAGAAGGCCAACTATTGGCGCGCATAGATCCTAATGATTATGAAGCGGCACTTATTGAAGCTGAAGCGACAATGGCATCAGCCCGTGCATCTTTAGAAACGGAACGCGCTCAAGGTCAAGTTGCCAAGCAAGAATGGAAGCAAATTACCGATACGTCACCAACAGAATTAAGTTTACGTAAACCACAATTAGCGCAAGAAATAGCGCGAGTAAAATCAGCTCAAGCGTCAATTTTACGGGCGAAACGCAATTTAGAGCGAACGGAAGTTAGAGCACCTTATGACGCTATGATTGACAGCCGTAATGTTGGCTTAGGCTCGTTTGTTGGTACTGGGAGTCTATTAGGTAAATTATTAGGTACGGCAGTTGCTGAAGTGCGTTTGCCCGTTGCCGATAATCAACTAGAGTTTTTAATTGCCCAAGGTAAAGACGCCACGGTTAATTTATCCGGTACATTTGCGGGCAGTGAAATTGTATGGGCGGCTAGAATTGCACGTAGCGAAGGCGTTATTGATAGTACAAGCCGCATGAGTTATTTGGTGGCTGAAATTTTCGACCCGTATGCATTATCTGAAAAAAATGAAAAAACACCGCTACGTTTTGGCGCTTACGTCAATGCTAAAATCTTAGGTGTCGCTCTCGACCAAGCCGCTATTGTTCCTCGTTATTTAGTGACAAATGGTCGTGTTGCGCTGTTAAATAGTGAGTCTAAATTACATTATTCAACCGTTACAATTGTCCGTCAAGATGGTGAAAATGTCATTATTTCAAGTGGTATATCTGACGGTGATCAATTGATAGTTTCAGCACTTGATTATCCAGTCGATGGTATGAAATTAGCTTTAATTGGTGATAAGTCGCAACAAAGCAGTGAAGAAGACGTTGACATTAAAGACAGCGAGTCACAAATTGCAAAAAATGACAGTGGCTCTGGGGAATAA
- a CDS encoding TerB family tellurite resistance protein produces the protein MLSKISAFFQALGEADNQQANELSLEIACSVLLCEVMLADGQLDNAEQQKLNHIIASQFQLSNAEVAEIIKHALVLCENATDFYQFTSKINENYSLEERIKMLELLWQMAYADGELASIEEHIIRKIADLLHLRHSEYIQTKLNIQSNISTVK, from the coding sequence ATGTTGTCAAAAATTAGTGCATTTTTTCAAGCGTTAGGTGAAGCAGATAACCAACAAGCAAACGAATTAAGCTTAGAAATCGCCTGTAGCGTTTTATTGTGCGAAGTCATGCTTGCCGATGGTCAACTCGATAATGCTGAACAACAAAAACTCAACCATATTATTGCTAGCCAGTTTCAATTGTCGAACGCAGAAGTGGCAGAAATCATAAAACACGCGCTTGTGCTTTGTGAAAACGCGACGGACTTTTATCAATTCACCTCTAAAATAAACGAAAATTACAGCCTTGAAGAGCGTATAAAAATGCTAGAGCTTCTATGGCAAATGGCTTATGCCGATGGTGAGTTGGCAAGTATTGAAGAGCATATTATCCGTAAAATCGCAGATTTGTTGCATTTGCGACACAGTGAATATATTCAAACTAAGTTAAATATTCAATCTAATATAAGCACAGTTAAATAA